From the genome of Fusarium oxysporum f. sp. lycopersici 4287 chromosome 3, whole genome shotgun sequence, one region includes:
- a CDS encoding hypothetical protein (At least one base has a quality score < 10): MNQRVWLNNVAEGVLKVGEWKGPKDELEGWKMFFS, encoded by the coding sequence ATGAACCAGAGAGTTTGGCTCAACAACGTGGCCGAGGGTGTGCTGAAAGTGGGCGAGTGGAAGGGCCCTAAGGATGAGCTGGAGGGGTGGAAGATGTTCTTTTCTTGA